The DNA sequence tctaaaccactgggcctcttgtgcttgctgatTGGGagattggcagttcaaatccccgtgatggggtgagctcctgttgctctgtcccagctcctgccaacctagcagttcgaaagtataccagtgcatgtagataaataggtaccgctgcagcgggaaggtagacAGCATTTCCACGCACTCTGGTTTCCAGCACAGTGTTTGGTtgtgctagaagcggtttagtcatgctggccacatgacctggaaagctgtctgtggaaaaatgttggctccctctgcctgaaagcgagatgagcgccgcaactccatagttgcctttgactagaatTAACtctccaggagtcctttacctttaccttttactagctGTCCTACACAAAGTTTCTTCTTTAGAATGGAATAAGGCTCTGATTTTATAGcacaggtagccaatgtggtgattTTAGCACTCAGAAGGGTCTGttggcagtctttcagatatttggggccttaTTTAGGACTCTAAATAtcaatgtgagcaccttgaattgggcctggaaactcttctcttcctcttctctctccccccaccccacccacaatgCCAGAAAATGCCTTGCTTGTAGGCACTGCTTGGCTGCAGAattgtactgcaaaattcagataagtgcatgttttaaaggatggctgtgttcctGCTcacataaggtaaagggacccctgaccattaggtcgagtcgcggacgactctggggttgcggtgctcatctcgctttactggccaaaggagccagcataccgcttctgggtcatgtggccagtatgactaagctgcttctggtgaaccagagcagcacacggaaacggcgtttaccttcctgccatagtggtacctatttacctacttgcacttcgtgtttttgaactgctaggttggcaggagcagggaccgagcaatgggagctcatcctgtcacgaggattcgaaccgccgaccttctgatcagcaagccctgctCACATATCATCATGCCAAAGGCAAGTGAGGTATGTTTGCTTCtaattgcaaactgaatcaaatttctccctaatGTTCAGGTTACTGAATCTATCAATTccagtttctctcaatttcttattcacatttccacatcagcatgccatttaaaaaaagaaaaaagaaaaattgcttCCACGTGAAACATGAAAACATGGGAAATCCTCCTGAAAATTGTGTTTGCTTCATAGTTTCTTTGTAGttgcaattttgccaaattaTTAACATTATTTCAAGCAGCTTCCTACTATATAATACATGTTCTTCTGCCATTCTACCTAACATAAgcattttgatgcacactttgcccctctacacccacccacccacttctgtACCCATTATTGTGGGTCATACtacaaacttcagagaagtgcaaatttaaaaggatagctgtgtttcagttcatgtaatGATTTGGAAAGTGAATTGCTCATGCTGACAACTGAACTGGCTTTTTCCCTCATCCCTAGCCAGAAGTGAACATTTGGAGAGGTGTGGCCTTTTGAATAAAATTAATGCAGAGACAAAACTAGCCACGAGAAACTGAATAACAAAGTGACTGTGCATAGCATTACATATCTGATTGAGAAACATCCATTTGgcaaaaagttgtttttttaatgctactaTGTTTATCTTGCTGAAGTCCTTCAACATCTGCAGTGACTCTGTTAAGTCTCATCGCCACACAGAATTTCCATTTTCCAGACAGGCTCCAGGACCTGATATGTGGCTTATGGAGAAGAATGCCTGTGATGATGGGTACAGCCCAAAGAATGCACAGGGGATATCATGCGATCCAACAGTAAAGAACTTTGAACCCACGGCTGGTGTTATTTAGAtcttcattattttatttccaaagaaCCACCTCCTGTGCTGCAGCAGACTCAGGGTTCCTGGGTGCAGGGGGagtaggaaaaaaaaaagctatcaCTAGTCTGGCAAGACTGCTGTTCAGAATCCACTAAGCAATTACTAACAATAATTTTAGATTTTTCAGCTATATGATTAGATTTATTTAGCTAGCAAAGGTGTccaagctacaattctcagagtgatttaacagccaatccctcttcccagagaactctgggaattgcagcactGTGTAGGGGTCtccttacaactcccagcacccttaacaaactacactcaGTCTGCTGAACAGGTGTTGCTCAccgggggtgccaacttgaataaaataatggggcacccaggtaaaccccaccccacataatcaatcccAAGatgacacaccatttgaatggcaatggccaccaactttccAGGAGCCTGgattcctcaaatattttattgtgggggtgggctgaagggacctcagcccctaggagtgcCATGGCTGCTGGGCTGCTCATTGCTGATGGGCAACTCCAAGTCTCCTGCAGCTTTCCCTTCTGACGTCTCCTAATCTTAAAAGTGGGCTTGTGCCAGTCAACTCTTCAAGTAGAGGGTTGCCCTCTGAAAAGTAAGGTGCCTGGGCAGTGTTGGCATTTTGCCACCTAtgtgaaatgggaaggtgctgccCCGTGCTGCTCCCACTGCTGCCCCCCTTTACCTGGGTGTCATGGGGGCTCCAACAATGACAACAATGGCAGCAGGCTTGCGAGATCTTGCAGGGAACTGCCATTTCTCTGCCCACTGCATGGACAAGCCACTCCTGTATATGGGCTGTACTTACCTAAGATGAAACACAGGAAACAGGCAAAGCACCCTGCGAAGAATCCCAGGTATGGTGCTGCATGAGTCCCATCTGAATCTACCTCAATTGCAAGCTTGCAGTATGTAACCACTAAAGAACAGAGCAGGAAGAAACCTGCAGGCAGAAGGAGGACAAGAGAAGGCTTTGTGGTGatcccattctcctttccctcttcttctggatgtcttaattttattttcagaattaTCTGGTATGGACACCTTAAACATACATATCCATCAATAGTCGACATAAGGTTTCCAAACACCCAAGAGCAACTTAAAATCACACATAGTCAGCCCTATACTCCATGGCTgagcaacctttggccctccagatgtttctggactgcaacttccatcaacctcaaCCACTGgctacgctggctggggctgatgggagctggagtcccacaatGTGTGGACACAGATACTTGATCTCTGCCCTACTCTCACTTCCTTGAGAGTAAGTCCCGTTGACCTTAGTAGGCTTTATTCTCAGCAGACATGAATATGATTGCATGAGCAATgcacatataacaacaacaacaacaacaacaacaacaacaacaacaacaacaaccttatttATACAGTGCCCATCTGGCttttgttgccccagccactctgggcatcccTGTCAGTGATAAAGGGAggagcaaggaggaggaagtggaggaggagggcacTTGACAAAAGAAATGACCAGCTCAGCCAGGCCTTGTTCACTCACGTGTGAGTTTCTGACTGAAATAGGAAACCCAAGGTCTTCacctaggtgggggggggggagtgaaagggGTTTAAAGATATCTGACCAGGAGATGTAACATACAGACCTGTATATACAGATGTATTTTTATATCTGCCAGCATTTGATGTACAAAGCTGGGGCTTAAACAGTGAAAGGAAATGAATTATATGGactactttcttttttaaagatccATTTTTACTTTTGACCTTATTGTTCCAACTTGTttaattcagagagagagagagagagagagagagagagagagagagagagatggcttaaACAAGGAACAACCCCTATCAAAGCAGTGTTCAGTTATTTATAAAGCCAACTTGCTTGACATAACGGCCTTCATGAGCCCTGGGAACATAGAGGCTACTTGCCTCCCGCTTTCTAAGCCAACCTTTGCTCCCTCCacccagatgttgccaaactgcAGTTCTCATCACCCCTGCTCATTGGCCATGATTGCTGGGGCTgttaggagttgtagttcagcagtatctggAAGGACAAAGGCTCCCCACAGCTGCTCTAGGAAAAGGCTATCACTCAGGGAGGAGGCCTCACCCTCTGGCACAGGATTCCTGTCCTCCTTCGCGTTTGCTCCCTTTTTCAGTGTTCACAGTTGGTTCTTTCTCTCCAATCCTGAATCAGCACTCTTCCAAGGCTCACTGCTCTGTGATTTTTAGCTGGttcgtggggggtgggggtcggGAGTGCTGTTCTATCATATATTGCTATTATGGCTTACACAATACCTGCGCTGAAGTGCGCCACAGAAGAAAGCAGGCTTTCGGATACCACCTTTTTCATGACCTGAGTGAGAGGCTCCCATGTCAAAAAAAGGGCAACGAAATCGCTGATTAAGGCTAGTATCAAAAGGAGACGGACCACATGCAGGTATTCTAGAGGAAGTGAAAGGAGGGGAAAAGAATTAATGATatataaagctgccttataccaaatcggGTTACTTAGAGTTGGAGTGGTGCAGTGTTTTAGGCCACATGcaaagcacacatttaaagcggtatcataaACAGTGAtgccttccccaaagaattctgggagccatcatttgttaagggtgctaaaagttgttaggagaccatagctgtcaacttttcccttttcttgcgaggaatcctattcggaataagggaatttccctttaaaaggggggaaagttgacagctatgtaggaGACCCTTAtccccctcacaaaactacaattcccagagcaatTGCTCTGCCCAAGGAAATCCAGGAATTAtagttttgtgaggggaataggggtctctactgacaactctaagcacccttaacaaactagagctcccagaattctttgggggaagtcatcactgtttaaagtggcgtcacataccctccaacacttctccaatgaaaagagagaTGTTCCCTCCAAAcgcttctccgatgaaaatagggatatcctaaggaaaagtgggatattctgggatcaaatcagaaaccaggatggcttctgtaaatctgggactgtccctggaaaataggggcacttggaaagTCTGGTGtttaatgtgtggtgtgaacATAGCCTAGGAGTGGACAGGTGAGGGTTCAAGTCAGCACTCAGCTATGAAGTTCTCTCGCTGGTTCATTTCACATATCCTATGGTGTACTGGTAAATTCTGAACCGCAGGGGTTAATAATAAGAGACCCTGTAGCCACACCCCCAAGGAAGGTCCAAAAATACAGCTGGGTCCAAAAACACAGCaaacctccccccacctccagctcAAAGAGCATCAGTACTATATAGCATGATAGCCAGTTTCTTGTGAACAGCGCATCTTCAGTCCCCTGCAATTTACATGGAACAGAATGTATACAGCCCCGACCATTCCTAACTCATTTGTCCTGGGAAACCAGTCTTGTGTCTCTCACCATTGACGGGGAGAAAAATGTCGTCACACTCTAGCTGATGGTTGCATATGGCCCACAATCCGAAAACAAAATAGCCGTCCACATAGTTGTGTCGGAGCAATAAGGGAGTTGCCATGACATTCAGGAGCAGCATGAAGTTGATAAAGCACAAGGTGCAATAGGTGCTTCTGTAGAAGGACGCCGAGCATATCTTGGCAAGGATCTGAGGAAAGAGGAAAGCCCACATCAAGCCACCCTAAGAGAATAGTAAGGCTTTCATGGTGGCAATTGGTAGGATGATGGTGAGCATTTATTATTTTGATGGgaagcacccagagtggctggggcaactctgacagattaagttgatggattatgccgaaatggcaaaaatgaccagaagaatcagaaatcagtaagaccaaaattttaagaaagaatggggaaaatttataatttatctataaaaccattgtaaacagttaaaattgttagtaggactggaataacacttgtagtttaatggtgaattttagacacagtggagatgtaaaagatttgtaTTATTATAAAaggtgcaggaggaaatgactaacaataggacccacaaagcagaggagggaagtacaggagattctttggaatcttgttttttagtTGTATGtgggatatgtgattgtaaaactgcaATTTGAAAaactaaattaattaattaattaaaaacaaaacaaaacagagtggctgggacaacccagtcagattggaagctaataataataataatagtaataataataataataataataataataataataataataataataataataataatttgttgatTGACTGACTGCCAGAGTTTTAACTCTAATAATGTctaaaagtttttaatgactgtttttaatatatgcttttagttgtttctattttatctgtaagtcaCCCTGAGTCCCTTCTGAATAAAGAAGGGGTATCaagatgttgatgatgatgacgacgacaatgatatccctctcctgctgttgcatCCTTACTGTAGCCCTTTCCAACTTTGTATTTCAGACACGTGTCTCTTGAGAGCTGTAGTACAGGTGTGGGCAACCTTTGGTCttccagaagctgctgaactctaactcctatcagccccagcaagtgtgGCCAAATGACCCGGGGTTGATGGTAAtggcagttcagcaacatccagagagccaaaggtcccccacacctGACCCCATAGGaagaatgagagaaagagaagggaggcGAGATCAAAAGGAAGCAAGAGGCAGAAGAAAGAATACATGAACAGTAAAGGAACCGTTTGTTTGTGCTCGAGCCTTGCCTATTGTGTCCTGCTTACCAAGGGCAAGAAAGCAGGCAATCTGGCAATGGATCTTTGGATCCTATGTATTGTCAAACACTTCTTAGTCACTATCATCTCTGCCAGGAGTTGTTACGGACCTTTGGGCATCAGAGAATAAACAACTGGTTCAAGGCCTCCTTCACTCTGTGCTGGTCACCTAGCGACTACCACCTGATGTTTCCATGCCTGCCTTTGTGATGCTTCCAGTGATGTCACACACATTCCGCAGAAGCGGATTTAAGGGAGCATGGCTGGGTGCTGAGCCGAGAAGGCGCCACAGGGGGTGCTGCAACAATGACTTAGAATGGAAGGCGGGAGGCGGGGGACactgaattttggtgttgcatacagcgctgctgaaatttgaagaAGTCCACCACAGCATTCCACACATCACCTCTCTTCCTGCTTGTTCCTGGCATTCCCCAGCTTCCATGGAAGCAACTgaagtcattttttaaatatatatttatgtctGCTATTCCATGAGCCCATTGGCCATTTATACAGCTACATGGTGACCTCCATCTATTTATTCGTTTATatgcatttataaaccacttgattattatttttaaataaataaattctgcaaaAGTGTAAAAACGTGGAGCTGGATACATAATCCAGCGTCTCGAAAAACTCAGTTTCTGGTGCTCACTTTCAGCAGCACATATACCAAAACTGGAATGATACAGAAAAGACTAGCGGGAAACTCAAGTTTCTGATTTAAGGACCAAGCATGTTCCTAGTCCTTCCTGTTGCGAATATATGCTCGCATTTGTCTGGGGAGTGCCTGGAAAGGCCTCAAGAGCCATAGGAGCTGCTCAGCTTGTGCATTTGTTAAATCTGAAGTAGCATCtattgctttgcccacttttgcctctgttccTGTCCATCATATCCACCCCTAACAGACTGTCTCAGGCATTAAGCTCTGCAGTGGGGGCTTATTTAGTAGTTGCATCACCCTCAGAAGGGCAGAGAATAGCAGCCCAAAGAGGACTTCCTCTGTGACAGCCCCTAAATTGTAGATTTCCCTCTTTTTGGAGGAGCATCTAGCATCTTCAGCATACAGTTTTTGGCACATGCTTAAGATGaacaattaaaaaattattatttttttcatgacCCACCTGAATTTATATTGTTGTGTTCCATCCTAGAACggtattgtgtgttttaaaattgcagtgatttttatccattttaaaattgtgttttgtgtttgctgTCACCCACCCTGGCAAAGGGTGGATAATAAAGCTTATCAACCAATCATATGCTTATATTACTTAGGCTAGTGATCTAAgcagccatggacagaaataaTGCCAACTCTGTCCCTATTTCTGCTCTGGCAACATTCATTACATGAACTAACCATGTCACCCATAGCATCAggaggtttgtttgcttgctcatCTCCACAGATCAACCCCGAAAGAAGAAATGTATCACCAGGACAAATGAGGACACAAATATGCAGAAATCTGGCACACACCAATTTATATGTACAGCTGCAAACTTAGAAATAATGGCTATCTATTAAGTAGAGTCACAATGCATCCTATTGCAGTAAGACATTGACCAGGTgatctgtgtgcctgctcagtctgaaTCTTCAAGGTCCCTCCTGCATCTCCCCCTTTTGATGGTTCTTTATCTCTAAACCAGACTTGGGTTGGGCAGTCCTTCAAATAGACAGCACCTTCAAATGGAGGACCATCCGCTGAAAAGTAGGACACCCGGACACCCATGCCATAGGCTATGGCTCTAGTCTCTCTTTCCCTTGATAATGTTTACCATTACAAAACATGTGGTGTTGCATGGGACCACCATGGAGAGAATTTCCTGGCCATACTTAATGAAGCGAGGTTGAGAAACAAGTGGTGTGATGGCATTGCATGTTTTCAGTTTTGACACCATCGATTGGAGCCAAGCTTGATCCCCATTCACAAGCTGTTCCATCAACCACCCACCACTAAAACACAGGGCCGGCTGGTGCCCATGGGGTCTAGTAGGGCAGAAGCCAAGGAGACCAACATTAGTTGgtgccagaaccaatgacagccagagccaaCTCACTCTAATTTTGCTCCCGTTCTTCTGCCTgctaagttctacaagggcaacacagagcttgagggagaggaagctgacaggcagttcCACCCACCTGAACTGGTTGCAAATACAAAGGTagacaggtgggggctggctgagggcacaCTGAGACTGGcagtagtacaatgtctctctcaagtttttccatataacatttttataagtcagtgttggtgttGAAAGTTGGGTctgggtgtgtggggtggtgTGGCGTGGGGCTGAGGAGAGAGTGTGGCCTGGAAAGAGTCCCTAGGGGCATATAAGGAGGCCTGGAGGGTCAAAATTGGGCTGCTGACTCCCACCCCTACTCTTGTGGAGAGAAGTTCTTCTgaagagaaaagaacagaatacaataaataaaatacaaattgaggATAAAGAAGTTGAAAGTCCATCAGAGATAAGAAAAGGATTCGCAAAGTATTatagacaattatataaaaaatctggaaatcaTGATATTAATAAAATCGTGaagtatttaaataaaaaagaggtgCGGAAGATAACAACAGAAATGAAAAACCGATTAAATGGAAGAATTGAAAAGGAAGAGATTACCAAAGCAATTGGAAActtgaaaagtgggaaggctccaggactGGATGGATTTACGGCAAGATACTACAAAAAATTCAAAGACATCCTGCTTGAACCCCTCAAAGAAGTAATGAATAATATTTTAGAAAAAGCGGAAATACCAGATACATGGAAAGATGCGTACATATCATTGATACCAAAACCAGATTTGGATTTGCTCCAGATCAAGAATTATAGGCCGATTTCGCTATTGAACAAtgactataagatttttgctagtATATTAGCAAATAGAATGAAGAACATTTTGAAAAAGGTGATTTATCAAGATCAGGCGGGCTTCTTACCAGCAGACAGTTGAAAGATAATGTAAGAAACATAATAAATATTATCGAATTtctgactgtcaggaatgagaagcaagctGCATTGATATTTAtagatgcggaaaaggcctttgataatatttcatgggaatttatggtaaagaattttgaagcaatggatatgaGTGAGAAGTTCATAAGAAGTATCAAAGCAATATATTcacaacaaagagcaaaaataattgtaaataatacgCTAACTGAAAGTATAGAGATTgcgaagggaacaagacaaggatgccctttGTCACCGTTATTGttcatctcggtcctggaagtcctcttGAAGACAATAAGGCAATcggaaagaataaaaggaattacaatcGGTAAGAAACAGcataaagtgaaagcctatgccgatGACTTAGTACTGACAATAGAAGAGCCTATATAAAGTGCGAACGCAGTATTGGaagagatggaagaatttggacaAGTCGCAGGATTCAAACTTAATAGGAAAAAGACTAAGATTTTGGTCaagaatatgaaaaatggagaaataCAGGAACTGCAACAACAAACTCAAATTGAGGTGACAAAGAAAGTTAAATATCTGGGAGTGTGGATAACTCCAAAGAATATTAATCTGTACCAAGATAATTATGAAGTAACacggaataaaattaagagagacctggaagtgtgggaaaggatgaaatTTTCTTTGTTGGGAAGAAtttcagcaataaaaatgaacgtGCTACCAAgaatgctatttttgtttcaaacaataccaataataaaagggacagctgtcttcagagaatggcaaaagaaaatttcaagatttatctggcagggggaaaAACCCCGGATATGATTTAAGTTATTGACAGacagtaaggaaagaggaggttttttcTTACCGGACTTAAAgttatactatgaagcagcttgtctctGTTGGATAAAGGAGTGGATAACGTTAAAGAATCCAGAcctattagatctggaaggacatgataacagatttggttggcacgcatatctttggcaAGAAAACATAAAGGTCCATAGAAGTTTCGGAAACCACATCTTCCGGAGGTCTCTCTACG is a window from the Lacerta agilis isolate rLacAgi1 chromosome 8, rLacAgi1.pri, whole genome shotgun sequence genome containing:
- the LOC117052366 gene encoding uncharacterized protein LOC117052366 translates to MIVTKKCLTIHRIQRSIARLPAFLPLILAKICSASFYRSTYCTLCFINFMLLLNVMATPLLLRHNYVDGYFVFGLWAICNHQLECDDIFLPVNEYLHVVRLLLILALISDFVALFLTWEPLTQVMKKVVSESLLSSVAHFSAGFFLLCSLVVTYCKLAIEVDSDGTHAAPYLGFFAGCFACFLCFILGTLSLLQHRRWFFGNKIMKI